The genomic interval CCCTTGCGATCGGCCTGGCGGCCGCCCTTGGCCTGGCCGCCTGCGGCAGCGCCCCCACCGACTCCACCACCACCGCCCAGTCCTCAACATTCAAGGCCTGCATGGTCTCCGACGAGGGCGGGTTCGACGACCAGTCCTTCAACCAGTCCGGTTGGGAGGGCCTGCAGCGCGCCAAGACCCAGCTCGGCGTTGAGGTCGTCGGCGTCGAGTCCAAGTCCGACGCGGACTTCCAGCCCAACATCGACTCCCTCATCCAGCAGAACTGCGACCTCATCATCGGCGTCGGCTTCGTCATCGCCCCCGCCCTGACCGAGGCGGCCCAGGCCAACCCGGACATCCAGTTCGCCATCATCGACTCCTCCTTCCAGACCCCCGACGGCAAGCCCGTCGACGTCAAGAACGGCAAGCCGCTGTCCTTCAACACCGCCGAGGCCTCCTTCCTCGCCGGCTACGTCGCCGCGGGCACCACGAAGACCGGCACCGTCGCCACCTACGGCGGCGTCGCCATCCCGACCGTCCAGATCTTCATGGAGGGCTACGCCCAGGGCGTCGCCCGCTACAACGCGGACCACGGCACCAACGTCCAGGTCCTCGGCTGGGACCCCGCCAACCCGGACGCGGGCTCCTTCACCGGCGACTTCTCCGACACCGCCAAGGGCCAGCAGCTGACCCAGCAGTTCCTCTCGCAGGGCGCGGACATCATCCTGCCGGTGGCCGGCCCCGTCGGCCAGGGCACTCTCGCCGCCCTCCAGGAGAGTGGCTCGACCAGCAACGCCGCCATCTGGGTGGACGCCGACGGTTACAACACCACCGAGTTCGGCTCCTACATGCTCACCAGCGTCATCAAGGAGATCGGCAACGCGGTCTACGACACCATCGAGCAGTCCGTCAACGGCAAGTTCTCCAACGAGCCCTACATCGGCACGCTTGAAAACGGTGGCGTGTCCATCGCCGAGTTCCACGACTGGGACGCCAACGTCTCTGACGAGGTCAAGAAGGGTGTCGATGAGATCAAGCAGCAGATCATCGACGGCACCCTGGACGTGTCCACCGCCTACGACCCCTCCTGACCGGGAGCCCCGCACCCACCGGTGCACAGGTCCCTCACCTGACATGACTCCTTGAGCGACCGCTGGCGCCGCCGCCCACCACGGGCGGCGGCGCCAGCGTGCCGTCTCGGCGAGTCGCATCCCCAGCCCCCTGCGGGGCAATCCCACCCACGACGGAAGCGAGCACACGTGCAGCTCGAGCTACGCGGGATCACGAAGGTCTTCGGGCCTCTCGTGGCCAACGACCACATCGACATCACGGTCGAGCCGGGACAGATCCACGCCCTCCTGGGAGAGAACGGCGCCGGGAAGTCCACCCTCATGAACGTCCTGTACGGGCTCTACCAGCCCGACGCCGGACAGATCCTCATTGACGGCGAAGCGGTCAGCTTCTCCGGCCCCGGCGACGCCGTCGCCGCCGGCATCGGCATGGTTCACCAGCACTTCATGCTCGTGCCCGTCTTCACCGTCGCCGAGTCCGTCGCCCTGGGCTACGAGCCCGCCGGACGCTTCGGCGGCGTCATCGACGCCCGGGCCGCCGCCGCCAAGGTCCGTGAGATCTCCGAGCGCTTCGGCTTCGACGTCGACCCGGGCGCCTACATCGGGGACCTGCCCGTCGGCGTGCAGCAGCGCATCGAGATCATCAAAGCCCTCTCGCGCGACGCCAAGGTCCTCATCCTCGACGAGCCCACCGCCGTGCTCACCCCGCAGGAGACCGACGAGCTCATGGAGATCATGCGCGATCTCAAGGCCTCGGGCACCTCCATCGTCTTCATCACCCACAAGCTGCGCGAGATCCGCGAGGTCGCCGACACCATCACGGTCATCCGTCGCGGCAAGGTGGTCGGCACCGCCGCCCCCACCGCCTCCCAGGCCGAGCTCGCCGGCATGATGGTGGGCCACGACGTCTCCCTCACCGTGGACAAGGAGCCCACCACCCCCGGCGAGGCAGGTCTCGAGATCGACGGCGTGAGCGTCGTCGACGACGACGGCGCCCTCCTGCTCGACGACGTCAGCCTCACCGTGCGCGACGGCGAGATCCTCGGCGTCGCGGGCGTCCAGGGCAATGGCCAGACCGAGCTGAGCGAGGTCGTCCTCGGCCTCGTCTCGCCTTCCGTCGGCACGGTGCGCGTTGGCGGGCGGGACGTCACCCGCATGAGCGTGCACCAGCGCCTGGGCGCCGGGCTCGGCTTCGTGCCCGAGGACCGCTCCACTGACGGCCTCGTCGCGGCCTTCTCCGTCGCCGAGAACATGATCCTCGACCGCTATGACGACCCCGCCTTCGGCGTGGGCCCGTCGATCAACCCCGCCAAGGTCCGCGCCCACGCTGAGAAGCTGCGCGAGGAGTTCGACGTGCGCGTCACCGACGTCGGCGACCCGATCTCCACCTTGTCGGGCGGCAACGCGCAAAAGACGATCCTCGCCCGCGAGCTCTCCCGCCCCCTCAAGGTTCTCGTGGCCTCCCAGCCCACCCGTGGGCTCGACGTCGGCTCTATCGAGTTCGTCCACAAGCGCCTCGTGGCCGAGCGGGACAACGGCACCGCCGTCCTCATCGTCTCCAGCGAGCTCGACGAGATCTACTCGCTCAGCGACCGCATCGCCGTGATGTACAAGGGCCGCGTCGTCGGCGTCGTCGCCCCCGACACCCCGCGGGACGTCCTCGGCCTCATGATGGCCGGTGTCCCGCTCGACCAGGCCCTGGCCCCCGCGGCCGAGGACCACGAGGAGAAGAGATGAGCCAGAGCACCACCCCCGCTGCGGACGCAGACACGTCCCAGCCCAGCCTGGCGCGCCAGATCGCCGAGTCCAACGGCCTCATGGGCGTCCTGGCCATCGTCAGCGCCCTCATCGTCGGCTCCATCCTCATCCTCGTCGCCGACCCCGAGGTACGCACGACCGCCGGCTACCTCTTCGCCCGCCCCACCGACTTCCTGGGGGCCTGCGCCTCCTCCCTCGCGGAGGCCTACTCCGCTCTCCTGCGCGGCGGGCTCGTCGACTGGCATGCCTCCTCCACGGCCCGCATGTGGCGCCCGCTGACCGAGACCCTCGTCAATGCCACCCCGCTCATCTTCGCGGGCCTGGGCATGGCGGTGGCCTTCCGTGCGGGCCTGTTCAACGTCGGTGGCCAGGGGCAGATCATCCTGGGCGCTGTCGTCGGCGGCTACACCGGCTTCGCCTGGAACCTGCCCGCCGGGCTGCACCTGCTCGTGGCGATCCTCGGTGCCGTCGTCGGTGGCGCCCTGTGGGGCGCGATTCCCGGCGTCCTCAAGGCGGTCACCGGAGCCAGCGAGGTCATCACGACCATCATGCTCAACTCCATCGCCGCCTACCTCATCGCCCACATGCTCACCCTCAAGCTCTTCATCGGTGAGGGCAACTCCAACCCCCGCTCCCTGCCTGTGGGCTCCGGCGCCGTCTACCCGCTGCTGCTCGGCTCCTCCTTCCGGCTGCACGCCGGTTTCATCCTGGCGCTGCTGACCGCCTGGTTCGTGTGGTGGCTCCTGGAGCGCTCCACCCTGGGATTCCAGTTCCGCGCCACCGGCCTCAACCCCGAGGCCGCCCGCACGGCGGGCGTCAACGTCCCGCGCGTGACCGCCCTGGTGATGATCGTTTCCGGTGCCTTGTGCGGCCTGGCCGCCACCGGCCCGGTCCTGGGCACCCAGAAGTACCTCACCGCCTCCATTGCCGGCTCCATCGGCTTCGATGCCATGACGGTGGCCCTGCTGGGCCGTTCCAAGCCGCTGGGGACCGTGCTCGCAGGCATCCTCTTCGGCGGCCTGACCGCCGGCGGCACCCTCATGCAGGCGGCCACTGGCACCCCCATCGACATCGTCCTCATCCTGCAGTCCACCATCGTGCTGTTCATCGCGGCCCCGCCGCTCGTGCGCGCGATCTACCGGCTGCCAGCACCCGGGTCCTTCACACGGGCCCAGGAGAACAAGCGGCTGGAGCGCAAGCGGTTGGAGGCTGAGGCTGAGGCCGCTGCCGCGACCGAGGCCGTCGTTGCGACTGCTGCAGCCTCCACCACCGACGCACCCGGACAGGAGGCCTGAGCCATGCCCGTCACCACCCGGACCTCCGCGACCGCCACCGTCGACGCCGCTGGCGACACTGCGGCAGCAGCCCTGGCCCCCATCGCCTGGAAGATGCCGACCACCGGCGCCGTCGTCGTGCTGCTGGCCGCCCTCATGGCGCTCACCGCCCACGGCAGCACCCGCTTCCAGCTCGCCACCAGCGCAGACTTCTTCCAGCTGCCGGTGCTCACCCTTCCCGCCCGGCCCGTCATCCTCATCATGGCGCTGGCGGCCGCCGTCGCGACGGGCCTGGCCGCCCGGTGGGCCGCCGCCCGCGCCACGATCCCCACCTGGGTCGTCGCCACCATGGGCGCCGCCTTCGTCGTCGCCTTCCTCACCTGGGCCGGGGCCGGGCGCGGCACCCTCATCCCCCTCGTGACGATCCTCGCCTCGACGGTCGCCCTGAGCGTGCCCCTCGTCTTCGGCGGCCTCGCGGGCGTCGTGGGGGAGCGCTCGGGCACGATCAACATCGCCATCGAGGGCCAGCTCCTCGGCGGCGCCTTCGTCGCCGCCGTAGCCGCCTCCGTGACGTCCAACCCCTGGATGGGTCTGCTCGCCGCGCCTTTCGCGGGCATGACCGTCGCCCTGCTGCTGGCCCTGTTCGGCCTGAAGTACCGGGTCAACCAGGTCGTCGTCGGCGTCGTGCTCAACGTGCTCGTCTCGGGACTGACCGGATTCTTCTTCTCCACCTTCCTCGCAGACTCCAGCACCCTCAACCGGGCCATGCGCCTGCCCACCATCGCGATCCCGCTGCTGAGCCACGTGCCGATCCTCGGTCCGGTGCTGTTCAAGCAGACGATCCTCGTCTACGCCCTCTACGTCGTCGTCACCGTCCTGTCCTTCATGCTCTTCCGCTCGCGCTGGGGCCTGCGCATGAGGGCTGTGGGTGAGCACCCGAAGGCGGCCGACACGGTCGGCATCAAGGTGATGCGCACCCGCGTCAACAACCTCGTGCTCGGCGGCGCCCTCGCCGGCCTCGGCGGTGCCTTCTTCACCGTC from Actinomyces respiraculi carries:
- a CDS encoding BMP family lipoprotein; this encodes MKTKKPFYALAIGLAAALGLAACGSAPTDSTTTAQSSTFKACMVSDEGGFDDQSFNQSGWEGLQRAKTQLGVEVVGVESKSDADFQPNIDSLIQQNCDLIIGVGFVIAPALTEAAQANPDIQFAIIDSSFQTPDGKPVDVKNGKPLSFNTAEASFLAGYVAAGTTKTGTVATYGGVAIPTVQIFMEGYAQGVARYNADHGTNVQVLGWDPANPDAGSFTGDFSDTAKGQQLTQQFLSQGADIILPVAGPVGQGTLAALQESGSTSNAAIWVDADGYNTTEFGSYMLTSVIKEIGNAVYDTIEQSVNGKFSNEPYIGTLENGGVSIAEFHDWDANVSDEVKKGVDEIKQQIIDGTLDVSTAYDPS
- a CDS encoding ABC transporter ATP-binding protein; this encodes MQLELRGITKVFGPLVANDHIDITVEPGQIHALLGENGAGKSTLMNVLYGLYQPDAGQILIDGEAVSFSGPGDAVAAGIGMVHQHFMLVPVFTVAESVALGYEPAGRFGGVIDARAAAAKVREISERFGFDVDPGAYIGDLPVGVQQRIEIIKALSRDAKVLILDEPTAVLTPQETDELMEIMRDLKASGTSIVFITHKLREIREVADTITVIRRGKVVGTAAPTASQAELAGMMVGHDVSLTVDKEPTTPGEAGLEIDGVSVVDDDGALLLDDVSLTVRDGEILGVAGVQGNGQTELSEVVLGLVSPSVGTVRVGGRDVTRMSVHQRLGAGLGFVPEDRSTDGLVAAFSVAENMILDRYDDPAFGVGPSINPAKVRAHAEKLREEFDVRVTDVGDPISTLSGGNAQKTILARELSRPLKVLVASQPTRGLDVGSIEFVHKRLVAERDNGTAVLIVSSELDEIYSLSDRIAVMYKGRVVGVVAPDTPRDVLGLMMAGVPLDQALAPAAEDHEEKR
- a CDS encoding ABC transporter permease is translated as MSQSTTPAADADTSQPSLARQIAESNGLMGVLAIVSALIVGSILILVADPEVRTTAGYLFARPTDFLGACASSLAEAYSALLRGGLVDWHASSTARMWRPLTETLVNATPLIFAGLGMAVAFRAGLFNVGGQGQIILGAVVGGYTGFAWNLPAGLHLLVAILGAVVGGALWGAIPGVLKAVTGASEVITTIMLNSIAAYLIAHMLTLKLFIGEGNSNPRSLPVGSGAVYPLLLGSSFRLHAGFILALLTAWFVWWLLERSTLGFQFRATGLNPEAARTAGVNVPRVTALVMIVSGALCGLAATGPVLGTQKYLTASIAGSIGFDAMTVALLGRSKPLGTVLAGILFGGLTAGGTLMQAATGTPIDIVLILQSTIVLFIAAPPLVRAIYRLPAPGSFTRAQENKRLERKRLEAEAEAAAATEAVVATAAASTTDAPGQEA
- a CDS encoding ABC transporter permease, translated to MPVTTRTSATATVDAAGDTAAAALAPIAWKMPTTGAVVVLLAALMALTAHGSTRFQLATSADFFQLPVLTLPARPVILIMALAAAVATGLAARWAAARATIPTWVVATMGAAFVVAFLTWAGAGRGTLIPLVTILASTVALSVPLVFGGLAGVVGERSGTINIAIEGQLLGGAFVAAVAASVTSNPWMGLLAAPFAGMTVALLLALFGLKYRVNQVVVGVVLNVLVSGLTGFFFSTFLADSSTLNRAMRLPTIAIPLLSHVPILGPVLFKQTILVYALYVVVTVLSFMLFRSRWGLRMRAVGEHPKAADTVGIKVMRTRVNNLVLGGALAGLGGAFFTVGSGLRFTEDMSGGNGYIALAAMILGAWNPLGTLYAALLFGFATAVGQTLGVIGSPIPANFVLMIPYVVTILAVAGFVGKVRAPAAEGVPYP